The following proteins are co-located in the Deltaproteobacteria bacterium genome:
- a CDS encoding DEAD/DEAH box helicase yields MDFRSLHLPEPVLRGIDAIGFTTCTPIQEKTLPLALAGKDVAGQAQTGTGKTAAFLITAFTRLLKHHRQREKSHADGERQQPAGAPRALVVAPTRELVVQILQDAQQLGQFTGLTMAAVYGGVDYGKQRDAVRAGCDVLVGTPGRLIDYFKQQVYSLRQIEVLVIDEADRMFDMGFIADLRFLLRRLPPYNKRQSMLFSATLSWDVMELAYEHMNDPVKLVATPEQITAERVEHILYHVAKREKFPLLLGLLRHERPARTMIFVNTKREGEWLGQRLSDNGFDARAITGDIAQRLRLRMMEEFKTGELPILVATDVASRGLHIEGVSHVINYDLPQDAEDYVHRVGRTARAGASGKAISLACEEYVMALDAIEQLTGFKLPFTHVTDEMLVDPVPPLHQHRPPGAHVTRPPRPGGPRGRPRGRGGKPAHGGGRQHLGARGNHP; encoded by the coding sequence GTGGATTTCCGTTCTCTGCATCTTCCCGAGCCAGTGCTCCGAGGCATCGACGCGATTGGTTTCACCACCTGCACGCCGATTCAGGAGAAGACTCTGCCGCTGGCATTAGCCGGCAAGGACGTCGCCGGCCAGGCCCAGACCGGCACCGGCAAGACCGCCGCCTTTCTCATCACCGCCTTCACGCGCCTGCTCAAGCACCACCGCCAGCGTGAGAAGTCCCATGCCGATGGGGAAAGGCAGCAACCGGCGGGAGCGCCGCGGGCGCTGGTGGTGGCGCCGACTCGCGAGCTGGTGGTCCAAATCCTCCAGGACGCGCAGCAGCTCGGCCAGTTCACCGGCTTGACGATGGCCGCGGTATACGGCGGTGTGGACTACGGCAAGCAGCGCGATGCCGTGCGCGCCGGCTGTGATGTCTTGGTCGGCACCCCGGGCCGGCTCATCGACTACTTCAAGCAGCAGGTCTACTCGCTGCGGCAGATCGAGGTGCTGGTGATCGACGAGGCCGATCGCATGTTCGACATGGGCTTCATCGCCGACTTGCGCTTCCTGCTGCGCCGCTTGCCGCCGTACAACAAACGCCAGTCGATGCTGTTTTCGGCCACCTTGAGTTGGGACGTGATGGAGTTGGCCTACGAGCACATGAACGACCCGGTGAAGCTGGTGGCGACGCCGGAGCAGATCACGGCGGAAAGGGTCGAGCATATCCTCTATCACGTGGCCAAGCGCGAGAAGTTTCCGCTGCTGCTCGGCCTGCTGCGCCACGAACGGCCCGCGCGGACGATGATCTTCGTCAACACCAAGCGTGAAGGCGAATGGTTGGGGCAGCGGCTGAGCGACAATGGCTTCGATGCCCGGGCGATCACCGGTGACATCGCGCAACGCCTGCGGCTGCGCATGATGGAGGAGTTCAAGACCGGCGAGCTGCCGATCCTGGTGGCCACCGACGTGGCCTCGCGCGGCCTGCACATCGAAGGCGTTAGCCACGTGATCAACTACGACCTGCCGCAGGACGCCGAGGATTACGTTCACCGCGTCGGCCGCACCGCGCGCGCCGGGGCCTCGGGCAAAGCCATCAGCTTGGCCTGCGAGGAGTACGTCATGGCGCTCGACGCCATCGAGCAGCTGACCGGATTCAAGCTCCCGTTCACGCATGTCACTGACGAGATGCTGGTAGACCCGGTGCCGCCGCTGCACCAGCATCGGCCGCCGGGAGCACACGTAACTCGTCCGCCACGGCCGGGTGGCCCGCGCGGCCGGCCGCGCGGGCGCGGCGGCAAGCCGGCGCATGGCGGCGGACGCCAACACCTCGGCGCGCGCGGCAATCACCCGTAA
- a CDS encoding caspase family protein: MGAGISRVLCYFATCAALLAGALRAGAEEAATTDRPLVLMPAAAGGRRVALVIGNAAYAVGRLKNPANDAPDMAAALKATGFEVLEHRDLDQAQMVRAIREFGERLRGAAVALFYYSGHGMQYEGRNYLIPVDMKAASEAEVESDGVELAKVLSRMETAGAPVNLVILDACRTNPMTRSFRSQAAGLAAVDATHGTLIAYATAPGSTAADGSGRNGTYTGALLEEMRRPGQKVEEVFKRVRGAVRGATGGKQVPWESSSLEGDFYFVAPGPAAAAAAAPPVPAAPAPRVDESAVELTFWNSVKDSQDAAEFEAYLQKYPKGEFATLARKRAKALKAAAAPPRPTAA; the protein is encoded by the coding sequence ATGGGGGCGGGGATCAGCCGCGTTCTCTGTTACTTCGCAACCTGTGCGGCGCTGCTGGCGGGCGCGTTGCGGGCCGGGGCCGAAGAGGCTGCGACCACGGATCGGCCGCTGGTGCTGATGCCGGCGGCGGCTGGCGGTCGGCGTGTGGCGCTGGTGATCGGCAACGCGGCGTACGCGGTGGGGCGGCTGAAGAACCCGGCCAACGACGCGCCGGACATGGCGGCGGCACTCAAAGCCACGGGCTTCGAGGTGCTGGAACACCGCGACCTGGACCAAGCGCAGATGGTGCGCGCGATCCGCGAGTTCGGCGAACGCCTGCGCGGGGCGGCGGTGGCGCTGTTCTACTACTCCGGGCACGGCATGCAGTACGAGGGGCGGAATTATCTCATCCCGGTGGACATGAAGGCCGCCTCGGAAGCCGAGGTGGAAAGCGACGGCGTGGAACTGGCGAAAGTGCTCTCACGCATGGAGACGGCGGGGGCGCCGGTCAATCTGGTGATTCTCGATGCCTGCCGCACCAACCCGATGACGCGCAGCTTTCGTTCGCAAGCGGCGGGGCTGGCCGCGGTTGACGCGACGCACGGCACGCTGATCGCCTACGCGACCGCGCCGGGGAGCACGGCAGCGGACGGGAGCGGGCGCAACGGCACCTACACCGGCGCGCTGCTGGAGGAGATGCGGCGGCCGGGCCAGAAGGTGGAAGAGGTCTTCAAGCGCGTGCGCGGCGCCGTGCGCGGGGCGACGGGCGGTAAGCAAGTACCCTGGGAGTCGTCGTCGCTGGAGGGAGATTTCTACTTCGTGGCGCCCGGGCCGGCAGCGGCAGCGGCGGCTGCCCCGCCGGTTCCCGCGGCGCCGGCGCCGCGGGTTGACGAGTCGGCGGTCGAGCTCACGTTCTGGAACTCGGTGAAGGACAGCCAGGATGCGGCGGAGTTCGAGGCGTATCTGCAGAAGTATCCGAAGGGTGAATTCGCCACGCTGGCGCGCAAGCGCGCGAAGGCGCTGAAAGCGGCGGCCGCGCCGCCGCGGCCGACAGCGGCGTAA
- a CDS encoding glycosyltransferase family 39 protein, producing the protein MALRLWHIGFGLPEWYHPDEPIKAQKALAIAAGDLNPHYFWHPSFMLYATAAAVRAGQSFGWAATPAQAVLAGRVLNAVLGALTVPLTCLLARAAGGWAMAFAAAALLAVAPLAVFCSHYLKEDTPLTFWVVAAALAALRLARRGRNRDYLIAGALCGAAIASKYTGLLALVLPLVAHRQQPHPPARARWRLAAAAALAFVALTPFALADLWHFGRGVSHEAGNVVTGMATSAILPLPWLWTFHLRFSLLPGFGIVATALALLGFVALLRQASPAARLLTAFVGLGYLVFESSPYKPPPNFDRYVLPLLPFLAVLALVGVRVLRRRSAVLAGIALALALAEPAGRSVQLLAAIEPDTRERARAWLAKQLPADARVAVEGQLLTDLGEAVIAYAPRLSNARVSYTFSLASLADRLGEFDCVVASSFIYDRFVRYGAGEPAARQFYRELFTHTPAAEFAPAVRSYGFHNPTIRVYCLASPPGP; encoded by the coding sequence TTGGCGCTGCGGCTGTGGCACATCGGCTTTGGCCTGCCCGAGTGGTATCACCCGGACGAGCCCATCAAAGCGCAGAAGGCGTTGGCCATCGCCGCGGGTGATCTCAATCCCCACTACTTCTGGCACCCGAGCTTTATGCTCTACGCCACCGCCGCGGCCGTGCGCGCCGGCCAGAGCTTCGGCTGGGCGGCGACACCGGCGCAGGCGGTGCTCGCCGGCCGCGTGCTCAACGCGGTGCTGGGAGCACTTACCGTTCCGCTCACCTGCTTGCTGGCACGCGCGGCCGGCGGCTGGGCGATGGCGTTCGCTGCGGCTGCCCTGCTGGCCGTTGCGCCACTGGCGGTGTTTTGCTCACACTACCTGAAGGAGGATACACCGCTGACGTTCTGGGTGGTGGCGGCGGCGCTGGCGGCGCTGCGCCTGGCCCGGCGCGGCCGCAACCGCGACTATCTGATTGCCGGCGCGCTCTGCGGCGCCGCTATTGCCAGCAAATACACCGGCCTATTGGCGCTGGTGCTACCCTTAGTCGCGCATCGCCAACAGCCGCATCCGCCCGCGCGCGCGCGGTGGCGGCTCGCGGCCGCCGCCGCGCTGGCGTTTGTCGCCCTCACGCCGTTTGCGCTCGCCGACCTCTGGCACTTCGGGCGCGGCGTGTCACACGAGGCCGGCAACGTGGTCACGGGCATGGCCACCTCGGCGATCTTACCGCTGCCGTGGCTGTGGACCTTTCACCTGCGCTTCAGCTTGCTGCCGGGCTTCGGCATCGTGGCCACCGCACTGGCGCTGCTCGGCTTCGTCGCCCTGCTGCGCCAGGCCTCGCCGGCGGCGCGGCTGCTGACGGCGTTTGTCGGGTTGGGCTACTTGGTGTTCGAGAGCTCTCCGTACAAGCCGCCGCCCAACTTCGATCGCTACGTGCTGCCGCTGCTGCCGTTTCTCGCCGTGCTGGCGCTCGTGGGAGTACGGGTATTGCGCCGGCGCTCGGCGGTGCTCGCGGGCATTGCCCTCGCCCTCGCGCTGGCGGAACCGGCGGGGCGCAGCGTGCAGCTGCTGGCTGCGATCGAACCCGACACGCGCGAGCGGGCGCGGGCCTGGTTGGCGAAGCAACTGCCGGCGGATGCGCGCGTCGCCGTCGAAGGGCAACTGCTCACCGATCTCGGCGAAGCGGTGATCGCGTATGCTCCGCGACTCAGCAACGCCCGGGTCTCCTATACTTTCTCGCTGGCCAGCTTGGCCGATCGTCTAGGCGAATTCGATTGCGTCGTGGCCAGCAGTTTCATCTACGACCGCTTCGTGCGTTACGGCGCCGGCGAGCCGGCCGCGCGCCAGTTCTATCGCGAGCTCTTCACGCATACACCGGCGGCTGAGTTCGCCCCGGCGGTGCGCAGCTACGGCTTTCACAACCCGACCATTCGCGTCTATTGCCTGGCATCGCCACCAGGCCCGTAG
- a CDS encoding aminotransferase class III-fold pyridoxal phosphate-dependent enzyme, which yields MSQPRHFSQSQSLFERALRVVPGGIYGHQSPLMLVPGEYPYFFDHGAGSHIWDVDGNEYIDYMCSYGPIVLGHNHPKVEEAVAGQRRKGNCFNGPTELWVELAEHLVGITPFADWAAFGKNGSDVCTWATEIAREHTGRPKIVKAAGAYHGTHAWCTPLPAGTTDADTANVVPFAYNDLADLQRVVAEHDGQVAGIIVTPFRHEAFHDQELPVEGFLQGVRRLCDEKKMVLILDDVRAGFRLHLGGSGEIFGVRPDLAAYCKALANGYPLSACVGREFLKPAAEQVFFTGSYFTSGVPMAAALACLKELKASGGIERMRQLGTMLQRGLEEQARAHGLGLTYSGPPAIPFMTFTADEGGFERARRFSALCIQRGVYFHPVHNWFLSAAHSEADIRRTLEASDEAFAIIRKDFAN from the coding sequence ATGAGCCAGCCACGTCATTTCAGCCAGAGCCAATCCTTGTTCGAGCGCGCCCTGCGCGTGGTTCCCGGCGGCATTTATGGCCACCAGAGTCCGCTGATGTTGGTACCCGGCGAGTATCCCTACTTCTTCGACCACGGCGCCGGCTCGCACATCTGGGACGTCGACGGCAACGAGTACATCGACTACATGTGCTCGTACGGCCCGATCGTGCTCGGGCACAATCACCCCAAGGTGGAAGAAGCCGTGGCGGGGCAGCGGCGCAAGGGCAACTGCTTCAACGGCCCCACCGAGCTGTGGGTCGAGCTGGCGGAACACCTGGTGGGGATCACCCCGTTCGCCGACTGGGCCGCGTTTGGCAAGAACGGCTCCGACGTATGCACGTGGGCGACAGAGATCGCGCGCGAGCATACCGGGCGGCCAAAGATCGTCAAAGCCGCCGGCGCTTATCACGGCACCCACGCTTGGTGCACGCCGCTTCCCGCCGGCACCACCGACGCCGACACCGCCAACGTGGTGCCCTTTGCATACAACGATCTCGCGGACCTCCAGCGCGTGGTCGCCGAGCATGACGGCCAGGTGGCCGGCATCATCGTTACGCCCTTTCGTCACGAAGCCTTCCACGATCAGGAGCTGCCGGTGGAGGGTTTTCTCCAGGGCGTGCGCCGGCTGTGTGACGAAAAGAAGATGGTGTTGATCCTCGACGACGTGCGCGCGGGCTTCCGCCTCCATCTCGGCGGCTCGGGCGAGATCTTCGGGGTGCGGCCCGATCTGGCCGCGTACTGCAAGGCGCTTGCCAACGGCTACCCGCTGTCGGCCTGTGTCGGGCGCGAGTTCCTGAAACCGGCGGCGGAGCAGGTGTTCTTCACCGGCTCGTATTTCACCTCGGGCGTGCCGATGGCGGCGGCGCTGGCGTGTTTGAAAGAGCTCAAGGCCAGCGGCGGCATCGAGCGCATGCGCCAGCTCGGCACCATGTTGCAGCGCGGCCTGGAAGAGCAAGCCCGCGCCCACGGCTTGGGGCTGACGTACTCCGGACCGCCGGCGATTCCGTTCATGACTTTCACCGCCGACGAGGGCGGCTTCGAGCGCGCCCGCCGCTTCTCGGCGCTGTGCATCCAGCGCGGCGTCTACTTCCACCCGGTTCACAATTGGTTCTTGTCGGCCGCGCACTCCGAGGCCGACATCCGCCGCACACTGGAAGCTTCCGACGAGGCTTTCGCCATCATTCGCAAGGACTTCGCGAACTAG
- a CDS encoding glutamate--cysteine ligase, with translation MSQYIPDAAAPVALERYEQLIEYFESARKPPSDWRVGTEYEKVAVRLSDGAAVPFSGAHGIEAVLRDLAARYGWQPVSEDGRVIALSGAKAAITLEPGGQLELSGEKCESIHCAQRELSQHIEQIVTVAQQHGIVFLGLGMQPLSRIEEIEIVPKRRYRIMAPHMERVGTLGLRMMKQTATVQVNLDYGSEADAVLKLRVGMGLGSVLNAMFANSPICDGRLNGYRSFRGHIWTDTDRARCGLLPFVFSPSWGFADYVEYALDVPMYFIVRDGVWHDMTQLTFRRFWREGYQGQRATMADWNAHLTTLFPETRLKGYIELRSIDSQSPRLMLAAPALAKGVFYDADCLQAAWDLVKRWSWEERLELWHAAPKQGLQARVRGIRVQELARELVTIAVAGCERQRQLDARGEDESVHLEPLEELIERGLSPADLVIERWQGEWDREMPRLIEACAYRV, from the coding sequence ATGTCTCAGTACATCCCAGACGCGGCCGCTCCGGTTGCACTCGAACGCTACGAGCAGCTGATCGAGTACTTCGAGTCGGCCCGTAAGCCGCCCAGTGACTGGCGCGTCGGCACCGAGTACGAGAAGGTCGCGGTCCGTCTGAGCGACGGCGCCGCCGTGCCGTTCTCCGGCGCCCACGGCATCGAGGCGGTGTTGCGTGATCTGGCCGCGCGCTACGGCTGGCAGCCGGTGAGCGAGGACGGCCGGGTGATCGCGCTGAGCGGCGCCAAGGCGGCGATCACCTTGGAGCCCGGGGGGCAGCTGGAGCTGAGCGGCGAGAAGTGCGAGAGCATTCACTGCGCCCAGCGCGAGCTGTCGCAGCACATCGAACAGATTGTGACGGTCGCACAGCAGCACGGCATCGTGTTTCTCGGTCTCGGCATGCAGCCGCTCAGCCGGATCGAGGAGATCGAGATCGTGCCCAAGCGCCGCTACCGCATCATGGCGCCGCACATGGAACGGGTCGGCACGCTCGGCTTGCGCATGATGAAGCAGACCGCCACCGTGCAGGTCAATCTCGACTACGGCAGCGAAGCCGACGCGGTGCTGAAGCTGCGCGTCGGCATGGGCCTCGGCTCGGTGCTAAACGCTATGTTTGCCAACTCGCCGATCTGTGATGGCCGGCTCAACGGCTACCGCTCGTTTCGCGGCCACATCTGGACCGACACCGACCGGGCGCGCTGCGGGCTGCTGCCGTTTGTCTTTAGCCCCAGCTGGGGCTTCGCCGACTACGTCGAGTACGCGCTCGATGTGCCGATGTACTTCATCGTCCGCGACGGGGTGTGGCACGACATGACGCAGCTCACCTTCCGCCGCTTTTGGCGGGAAGGCTACCAGGGCCAGCGCGCCACCATGGCGGATTGGAACGCGCACCTGACCACGCTGTTTCCGGAAACCCGGCTGAAGGGGTACATCGAGCTGCGCTCGATCGACAGCCAATCGCCCCGACTCATGCTGGCGGCGCCGGCGCTGGCCAAGGGCGTGTTCTATGACGCCGATTGCCTGCAGGCGGCCTGGGATCTGGTCAAGCGTTGGAGTTGGGAGGAGCGCCTCGAGTTATGGCACGCCGCGCCTAAGCAGGGCTTACAAGCGCGCGTGCGAGGCATTCGCGTTCAAGAACTCGCCCGTGAGCTAGTGACCATCGCGGTCGCCGGCTGCGAGCGCCAGCGCCAGCTCGATGCCCGCGGCGAAGACGAGTCGGTGCACCTCGAGCCGCTGGAGGAACTCATCGAGCGCGGCCTCTCGCCCGCCGATCTAGTGATCGAGCGCTGGCAGGGCGAGTGGGACCGGGAGATGCCCCGGCTGATCGAAGCCTGCGCCTATCGAGTCTGA
- a CDS encoding SUMF1/EgtB/PvdO family nonheme iron enzyme, translating to MALGPTPLVVQGGTTPSDMVEVPGGEFFMGCNEKVDKECSEDEKPGRRVNVGPFRIDKTEVTVAAYRRCVEAGNCSADGLRMPYWGSPMKEQPEWKDYCNWGQAGREQHPINCVDWSQAQAYCKWAGKRLPREAEWEKAARGTDGRKYPWGNIGYEAVGKKVANIADESAKRTYSDWTVAQGYDDGYVGTAPVGKFPAGASPYGALDMVGNVWEWIEDEIADGRGLCGGSWDYDPQNTRASYRSRSRPRSRLESYGFRCAR from the coding sequence GTGGCGCTGGGGCCAACACCGCTGGTGGTGCAAGGAGGCACGACGCCGTCGGACATGGTGGAGGTGCCCGGCGGCGAGTTCTTCATGGGCTGCAACGAGAAGGTCGATAAGGAATGTTCCGAGGACGAGAAGCCGGGGCGCCGGGTGAACGTGGGTCCGTTTCGGATCGACAAGACGGAGGTGACGGTGGCGGCGTACCGCCGCTGCGTGGAGGCGGGAAACTGCTCGGCGGACGGGTTGCGGATGCCATACTGGGGCAGCCCGATGAAGGAGCAACCTGAGTGGAAGGACTACTGCAACTGGGGCCAGGCCGGGCGAGAGCAACATCCGATCAACTGCGTCGACTGGAGCCAGGCGCAGGCGTACTGCAAGTGGGCAGGGAAGCGATTGCCGCGCGAGGCTGAGTGGGAGAAGGCGGCGCGCGGCACCGATGGCCGGAAGTATCCGTGGGGCAATATCGGGTACGAAGCGGTGGGGAAGAAGGTGGCGAACATTGCCGACGAGAGCGCAAAGCGGACGTACTCGGACTGGACGGTTGCCCAGGGCTATGACGACGGATATGTGGGGACGGCGCCGGTGGGGAAGTTTCCGGCCGGGGCGTCGCCGTACGGGGCGCTGGATATGGTAGGGAATGTGTGGGAGTGGATCGAAGACGAGATTGCTGACGGTCGCGGCCTGTGCGGCGGTTCGTGGGACTACGACCCGCAGAACACGCGCGCGTCGTACCGCAGCAGGAGCAGGCCGCGCTCACGGCTCGAGAGCTACGGCTTCCGGTGTGCCCGGTAG
- a CDS encoding acyl-CoA dehydrogenase family protein, whose translation MDLSYSREQEAFRRQVRAWLKKNLPPKDRRGESLELGDPKRIADAKAWQRKLYDAGYVAMGWPKEYGGQGADIISQTLVNEELVLARAPALIGMMGILMVGPTLIQWGSEEQRRRYLPRILSAEEIWCQGYSEPGSGSDLASLKTRAELAGDEFVVNGQKVWTSNAQFADWMFCLVRTDPAAPKHRGISYILIDMKTPGITVRPLIQMTGDPGFNEVFFEDVRVPRQNLVGELNQGWQVANSTLAHERNMLGATTRTQLMFNGLLRIAQNRQRYGKRAVEDPVVRQKLAELAIRVEAMKLHSYRQLTEVVRGRLPGIAASVNKLVSTELNHDIAALALELLGSDALHARTSPRVVDRAIWPWEFMFTLGLIIGGGTSQIQKNIISERGLGLPRG comes from the coding sequence ATGGACCTCTCCTACAGCCGCGAACAAGAGGCCTTCCGTCGCCAGGTACGCGCCTGGTTGAAGAAGAACCTGCCGCCGAAGGATCGCCGCGGCGAGTCACTCGAGCTGGGCGACCCCAAACGGATCGCCGACGCCAAGGCCTGGCAGCGCAAGCTCTACGACGCCGGCTACGTGGCCATGGGCTGGCCCAAGGAGTACGGCGGACAGGGGGCCGATATCATCAGCCAGACCTTGGTCAATGAAGAGCTGGTGTTGGCGCGCGCCCCGGCTTTGATCGGCATGATGGGCATCTTGATGGTCGGGCCGACCCTGATTCAGTGGGGCAGCGAGGAGCAAAGGCGCCGCTACCTGCCCCGCATTCTGAGTGCGGAGGAGATCTGGTGTCAGGGCTATTCCGAGCCGGGATCCGGCTCTGACCTCGCCTCGCTCAAGACGCGCGCCGAGCTGGCCGGCGACGAGTTCGTCGTCAACGGCCAGAAGGTATGGACCTCGAATGCGCAGTTCGCCGACTGGATGTTCTGCCTCGTGCGCACCGATCCAGCCGCGCCCAAGCATCGCGGAATTTCTTACATCCTAATCGACATGAAGACGCCCGGCATAACCGTGCGCCCGCTGATTCAGATGACCGGCGACCCCGGCTTCAACGAGGTATTCTTCGAAGATGTACGGGTCCCACGCCAGAATCTCGTCGGCGAGTTGAACCAGGGCTGGCAGGTGGCCAACTCCACCCTGGCGCACGAGCGCAACATGCTCGGCGCCACCACCCGCACGCAGCTGATGTTCAACGGCCTGCTACGGATTGCGCAGAACCGCCAGCGCTATGGGAAGCGGGCGGTCGAGGATCCGGTGGTGCGCCAGAAGCTGGCCGAACTCGCGATTCGGGTCGAGGCCATGAAGCTGCACTCGTATCGCCAGCTCACCGAAGTGGTGCGCGGGCGCCTTCCGGGCATCGCAGCTTCGGTCAACAAGCTGGTCAGCACCGAGCTCAATCACGACATCGCCGCGCTCGCCTTGGAGCTGCTTGGTAGCGATGCGCTGCACGCGCGCACCTCGCCGCGCGTGGTCGATCGCGCCATTTGGCCGTGGGAATTCATGTTCACCCTCGGCCTGATCATCGGCGGCGGCACCTCGCAGATTCAAAAGAACATCATCAGCGAGCGCGGCCTGGGCCTGCCGCGGGGCTGA